The proteins below come from a single Mya arenaria isolate MELC-2E11 chromosome 6, ASM2691426v1 genomic window:
- the LOC128237475 gene encoding mitogen-activated protein kinase kinase kinase 7-interacting protein 3 homolog isoform X2 gives MASVDRQLFLELKNRYPEVPDNIVTKYCQQFCNNRERCIEMLTNESPRYLFGTPTNQHCRLNEHLTELNLEAEPRARSDSSSSNMSNASSGSTPLRPPLTSSQGVSYNVPGFRGPITAIEHPSTAPVMRNEINQFMNQLQSHEHHASSGDIPNINCNNSSGSSTSGYSGYRTNYGQHSTNSSACSSPAMLRPIEVQHVQTSGGDNRESPTQAQGPITYRFQINPGGVGSQPGTPSRGWVFQGANPNMPYQNVTYPSEHHETVMRPTVRTLPISQQQFSNSTFNTLVRSQYNSPGDELPSYTLYGGQEPGNFPGQHSSQATFFISNPTASPNPGSHHYPTMPRTVQQSPIQGLYNPGSMNDVRLSPNVNVMRSNSTNSQPSPQGISGPVVVEIKTPRTGTGVQSQIQFFNNISGTPVSNPQASAAGYMGHVSPQEESNVTHDPSVKQSFLRQYQPERPTVINFQKPDDSNAGFMKFPPMPSECRVPGHAHGLQKASSVDSESVFVSEMEYNRQPFMSPASSHSSLNSESSSAMRTDRPQSSGSVEEPGYLQALLSHQKSRMEKLKHDLCVAEDRLTIMRGDVTSLERDVIERKRLKSNVFPSSVDLAKLRGDNLQLQAEIQLMTREIDLFNNGQTPLGVLDPIEQQNFYKNMNTGQRGSIYASASTSAPTVTHVSTVTTSIPSRPLPSRPPPEIPPQLPPRDPPRNSDVPPPLPPRLVLVPPVPPAQPAVNSGDSDADGEPWSCSACTFLNYPALTKCEVCEMPRMSSLSPITSPRGEDIPDTYATPVANTPTT, from the exons ATGGCCAGTGTGGATCGACAACTGTTTTTAGAGTTGAAGAATCGATATCCGGAAGTCCCTGATAATATTGTCACCAAATACTGTCAACAG TTTTGCAACAATCGTGAGAGATGTATTGAGATGCTGACCAACGAGAGCCCCAGGTATCTGTTTGGAACGCCAACCAACCAGCACTGCCGTTTGAACGAGCACCTTACTGAGCTGAATCTCGAAGCTGAGCCGAGAGCTCGTAGTGACTCGTCAAGTAGCAACATGAGTAACGCAAGCTCTGGTTCCACTCCCTTACGACCGCCGCTGACTAGCAGTCAAGGCGTGTCTTACAATGTGCCTGGGTTTCGTGGCCCGATTACTGCCATTGAACACCCGTCTACAGCACCTGTGATGCGGAATGAGATCAATCAGTTTATGAACCAGCTACAGAGTCATGAACATCATGCATCCAGTGGTGATATTCCGAATATCAACTGTAACAATAGTAGTGGTTCTAGCACTAGTGGTTATAGTGGTTACAGAACAAACTACGGCCAACACTCAACGAATAGTTCTGCTTGTTCTTCCCCTGCCATGTTAAGGCCTATTGAAGTGCAACATGTACAGACTAGTGGTGGTGATAATCGGGAGTCTCCCACACAAGCACAGGGCCCTATTACTTATCGTTTTCAAATAAATCCGGGCGGGGTCGGCTCACAGCCCGGAACGCCAAGTAGAGGTTGGGTTTTTCAGGGTGCAAACCCGAATATGCCATATCAAAATGTAACATACCCTAGTGAACATCATGAGACTGTCATGAGACCTACTGTTAGAACTTTACCAATTTCTCAACAGCAATTTTCCAATAGTACTTTTAATACACTAGTACGGTCCCAGTATAACTCCCCTGGGGACGAGCTGCCCAGTTATACATTATATGGTGGGCAAGAACCTGGAAATTTTCCTGGCCAGCATTCTTCGCAAGCTACTTTCTTTATTAGTAACCCAACTGCAAGCCCTAACCCTGGTTCACACCACTATCCTACTATGCCACGAACTGTTCAACAATCGCCTATACAAGGCCTGTATAATCCAGGCTCAATGAACGATGTTAGGTTATCTCCTAATGTAAATGTGATGAGAAGTAACTCGACAAACTCACAGCCCAGCCCTCAAGGGATATCAGGGCCAGTAGTGGTAGAAATTAAAACCCCAAGGACGGGTACTGGAGTGCAATCACAAATacagttttttaacaatataagcGGTACACCAGTTTCAAATCCACAAGCATCAGCTGCTGGGTACATGGGTCATGTTTCACCACAAGAGGAGAGCAACGTGACCCATGATCCGTCAGTTAAACAATCTTTTTTAAGACAGTACCAGCCTGAACGCCCAACTGTGATAAACTTCCAAAAACCTGATGACAGTAATGCAGGTTTTATGAAATTTCCACCAATGCCTAGTGAGTGCCGTGTACCTGGCCACGCTCATGGATTGCAAAAGGCTTCCTCTGTTGATAGTGAGTCAGTTTTTGTGTCAGAAATGGAATACAATCGGCAACCATTCATGTCACCAGCGTCTAGTCACAGTAGCTTGAATTCGGAGTCGTCGTCGGCAATGAGGACTGATCGCCCTCAGTCAAGTGGTAGTGTGGAAGAGCCAGGCTATCTTCAAG CATTGCTATCCCATCAGAAGTCTCGCATGGAGAAGTTGAAGCATGATCTTTGTGTAGCGGAAGATCGGCTCACCATCATGAGAGGCGACGTTACTAGTCTGGAACGAGATGTGATAGAACGAAAACGCTTGAAATCTAACGTCTTCCCTTCA TCTGTAGATCTTGCCAAGTTGCGGGGAGACAATCTCCAACTGCAGGCCGAGATTCAGCTCATGACAAGAGAAATAGATCTCTTTAACAACGGTCAAA CCCCCCTAGGAGTATTAGACCCTATAGAACAGCAGAACTTTTATAAGAACATGAACACTGGTCAAAGAGGTTCCATATATGCGAGCGCAAGTACGTCGGCGCCAACGGTGACACATGTTTCAACAGTAACGACCTCGATTCCGTCAAGACCCCTTCCCTCCCGGCCCCCGCCAGAAATCCCTCCGCAATTACCACCAAGAGACCCGCCCAGAAACTCTGATG TGCCTCCCCCCCTCCCTCCCCGTCTTGTTTTAGTGCCTCCTGTTCCACCCGCCCAGCCAGCAGTGAACTCTGGAGACTCAGACGCGGATGGTGAACCATGGAGCTGTTCCGCCTGCACGTTTCTGAACTACCCGGCACTCACCAAGTGCGAAGTGTGCGAGATGCCACGAATGAGCTCATTATCCCCAATCACCAGCCCTCGAGGAGAAG
- the LOC128237475 gene encoding mitogen-activated protein kinase kinase kinase 7-interacting protein 3 homolog isoform X3 has translation MASVDRQLFLELKNRYPEVPDNIVTKYCQQFCNNRERCIEMLTNESPRYLFGTPTNQHCRLNEHLTELNLEAEPRARSDSSSSNMSNASSGSTPLRPPLTSSQGVSYNVPGFRGPITAIEHPSTAPVMRNEINQFMNQLQSHEHHASSGDIPNINCNNSSGSSTSGYSGYRTNYGQHSTNSSACSSPAMLRPIEVQHVQTSGGDNRESPTQAQGPITYRFQINPGGVGSQPGTPSRGWVFQGANPNMPYQNVTYPSEHHETVMRPTVRTLPISQQQFSNSTFNTLVRSQYNSPGDELPSYTLYGGQEPGNFPGQHSSQATFFISNPTASPNPGSHHYPTMPRTVQQSPIQGLYNPGSMNDVRLSPNVNVMRSNSTNSQPSPQGISGPVVVEIKTPRTGTGVQSQIQFFNNISGTPVSNPQASAAGYMGHVSPQEESNVTHDPSVKQSFLRQYQPERPTVINFQKPDDSNAGFMKFPPMPSECRVPGHAHGLQKASSVDSESVFVSEMEYNRQPFMSPASSHSSLNSESSSAMRTDRPQSSGSVEEPGYLQALLSHQKSRMEKLKHDLCVAEDRLTIMRGDVTSLERDVIERKRLKSNVFPSSVDLAKLRGDNLQLQAEIQLMTREIDLFNNGQTPLGVLDPIEQQNFYKNMNTGQRGSIYASASTSAPTVTHVSTVTTSIPSRPLPSRPPPEIPPQLPPRDPPRNSDVPPVPPAQPAVNSGDSDADGEPWSCSACTFLNYPALTKCEVCEMPRMSSLSPITSPRGEGSLPLAAHVHTDLCYCHH, from the exons ATGGCCAGTGTGGATCGACAACTGTTTTTAGAGTTGAAGAATCGATATCCGGAAGTCCCTGATAATATTGTCACCAAATACTGTCAACAG TTTTGCAACAATCGTGAGAGATGTATTGAGATGCTGACCAACGAGAGCCCCAGGTATCTGTTTGGAACGCCAACCAACCAGCACTGCCGTTTGAACGAGCACCTTACTGAGCTGAATCTCGAAGCTGAGCCGAGAGCTCGTAGTGACTCGTCAAGTAGCAACATGAGTAACGCAAGCTCTGGTTCCACTCCCTTACGACCGCCGCTGACTAGCAGTCAAGGCGTGTCTTACAATGTGCCTGGGTTTCGTGGCCCGATTACTGCCATTGAACACCCGTCTACAGCACCTGTGATGCGGAATGAGATCAATCAGTTTATGAACCAGCTACAGAGTCATGAACATCATGCATCCAGTGGTGATATTCCGAATATCAACTGTAACAATAGTAGTGGTTCTAGCACTAGTGGTTATAGTGGTTACAGAACAAACTACGGCCAACACTCAACGAATAGTTCTGCTTGTTCTTCCCCTGCCATGTTAAGGCCTATTGAAGTGCAACATGTACAGACTAGTGGTGGTGATAATCGGGAGTCTCCCACACAAGCACAGGGCCCTATTACTTATCGTTTTCAAATAAATCCGGGCGGGGTCGGCTCACAGCCCGGAACGCCAAGTAGAGGTTGGGTTTTTCAGGGTGCAAACCCGAATATGCCATATCAAAATGTAACATACCCTAGTGAACATCATGAGACTGTCATGAGACCTACTGTTAGAACTTTACCAATTTCTCAACAGCAATTTTCCAATAGTACTTTTAATACACTAGTACGGTCCCAGTATAACTCCCCTGGGGACGAGCTGCCCAGTTATACATTATATGGTGGGCAAGAACCTGGAAATTTTCCTGGCCAGCATTCTTCGCAAGCTACTTTCTTTATTAGTAACCCAACTGCAAGCCCTAACCCTGGTTCACACCACTATCCTACTATGCCACGAACTGTTCAACAATCGCCTATACAAGGCCTGTATAATCCAGGCTCAATGAACGATGTTAGGTTATCTCCTAATGTAAATGTGATGAGAAGTAACTCGACAAACTCACAGCCCAGCCCTCAAGGGATATCAGGGCCAGTAGTGGTAGAAATTAAAACCCCAAGGACGGGTACTGGAGTGCAATCACAAATacagttttttaacaatataagcGGTACACCAGTTTCAAATCCACAAGCATCAGCTGCTGGGTACATGGGTCATGTTTCACCACAAGAGGAGAGCAACGTGACCCATGATCCGTCAGTTAAACAATCTTTTTTAAGACAGTACCAGCCTGAACGCCCAACTGTGATAAACTTCCAAAAACCTGATGACAGTAATGCAGGTTTTATGAAATTTCCACCAATGCCTAGTGAGTGCCGTGTACCTGGCCACGCTCATGGATTGCAAAAGGCTTCCTCTGTTGATAGTGAGTCAGTTTTTGTGTCAGAAATGGAATACAATCGGCAACCATTCATGTCACCAGCGTCTAGTCACAGTAGCTTGAATTCGGAGTCGTCGTCGGCAATGAGGACTGATCGCCCTCAGTCAAGTGGTAGTGTGGAAGAGCCAGGCTATCTTCAAG CATTGCTATCCCATCAGAAGTCTCGCATGGAGAAGTTGAAGCATGATCTTTGTGTAGCGGAAGATCGGCTCACCATCATGAGAGGCGACGTTACTAGTCTGGAACGAGATGTGATAGAACGAAAACGCTTGAAATCTAACGTCTTCCCTTCA TCTGTAGATCTTGCCAAGTTGCGGGGAGACAATCTCCAACTGCAGGCCGAGATTCAGCTCATGACAAGAGAAATAGATCTCTTTAACAACGGTCAAA CCCCCCTAGGAGTATTAGACCCTATAGAACAGCAGAACTTTTATAAGAACATGAACACTGGTCAAAGAGGTTCCATATATGCGAGCGCAAGTACGTCGGCGCCAACGGTGACACATGTTTCAACAGTAACGACCTCGATTCCGTCAAGACCCCTTCCCTCCCGGCCCCCGCCAGAAATCCCTCCGCAATTACCACCAAGAGACCCGCCCAGAAACTCTGATG TGCCTCCTGTTCCACCCGCCCAGCCAGCAGTGAACTCTGGAGACTCAGACGCGGATGGTGAACCATGGAGCTGTTCCGCCTGCACGTTTCTGAACTACCCGGCACTCACCAAGTGCGAAGTGTGCGAGATGCCACGAATGAGCTCATTATCCCCAATCACCAGCCCTCGAGGAGAAGGTAGCTTGCCGCTCGCAGCTCACGTTCATACTGATCTGTGTTACTGTCATCACTAA
- the LOC128237475 gene encoding mitogen-activated protein kinase kinase kinase 7-interacting protein 3 homolog isoform X1: MASVDRQLFLELKNRYPEVPDNIVTKYCQQFCNNRERCIEMLTNESPRYLFGTPTNQHCRLNEHLTELNLEAEPRARSDSSSSNMSNASSGSTPLRPPLTSSQGVSYNVPGFRGPITAIEHPSTAPVMRNEINQFMNQLQSHEHHASSGDIPNINCNNSSGSSTSGYSGYRTNYGQHSTNSSACSSPAMLRPIEVQHVQTSGGDNRESPTQAQGPITYRFQINPGGVGSQPGTPSRGWVFQGANPNMPYQNVTYPSEHHETVMRPTVRTLPISQQQFSNSTFNTLVRSQYNSPGDELPSYTLYGGQEPGNFPGQHSSQATFFISNPTASPNPGSHHYPTMPRTVQQSPIQGLYNPGSMNDVRLSPNVNVMRSNSTNSQPSPQGISGPVVVEIKTPRTGTGVQSQIQFFNNISGTPVSNPQASAAGYMGHVSPQEESNVTHDPSVKQSFLRQYQPERPTVINFQKPDDSNAGFMKFPPMPSECRVPGHAHGLQKASSVDSESVFVSEMEYNRQPFMSPASSHSSLNSESSSAMRTDRPQSSGSVEEPGYLQALLSHQKSRMEKLKHDLCVAEDRLTIMRGDVTSLERDVIERKRLKSNVFPSSVDLAKLRGDNLQLQAEIQLMTREIDLFNNGQTPLGVLDPIEQQNFYKNMNTGQRGSIYASASTSAPTVTHVSTVTTSIPSRPLPSRPPPEIPPQLPPRDPPRNSDVPPPLPPRLVLVPPVPPAQPAVNSGDSDADGEPWSCSACTFLNYPALTKCEVCEMPRMSSLSPITSPRGEGSLPLAAHVHTDLCYCHH, from the exons ATGGCCAGTGTGGATCGACAACTGTTTTTAGAGTTGAAGAATCGATATCCGGAAGTCCCTGATAATATTGTCACCAAATACTGTCAACAG TTTTGCAACAATCGTGAGAGATGTATTGAGATGCTGACCAACGAGAGCCCCAGGTATCTGTTTGGAACGCCAACCAACCAGCACTGCCGTTTGAACGAGCACCTTACTGAGCTGAATCTCGAAGCTGAGCCGAGAGCTCGTAGTGACTCGTCAAGTAGCAACATGAGTAACGCAAGCTCTGGTTCCACTCCCTTACGACCGCCGCTGACTAGCAGTCAAGGCGTGTCTTACAATGTGCCTGGGTTTCGTGGCCCGATTACTGCCATTGAACACCCGTCTACAGCACCTGTGATGCGGAATGAGATCAATCAGTTTATGAACCAGCTACAGAGTCATGAACATCATGCATCCAGTGGTGATATTCCGAATATCAACTGTAACAATAGTAGTGGTTCTAGCACTAGTGGTTATAGTGGTTACAGAACAAACTACGGCCAACACTCAACGAATAGTTCTGCTTGTTCTTCCCCTGCCATGTTAAGGCCTATTGAAGTGCAACATGTACAGACTAGTGGTGGTGATAATCGGGAGTCTCCCACACAAGCACAGGGCCCTATTACTTATCGTTTTCAAATAAATCCGGGCGGGGTCGGCTCACAGCCCGGAACGCCAAGTAGAGGTTGGGTTTTTCAGGGTGCAAACCCGAATATGCCATATCAAAATGTAACATACCCTAGTGAACATCATGAGACTGTCATGAGACCTACTGTTAGAACTTTACCAATTTCTCAACAGCAATTTTCCAATAGTACTTTTAATACACTAGTACGGTCCCAGTATAACTCCCCTGGGGACGAGCTGCCCAGTTATACATTATATGGTGGGCAAGAACCTGGAAATTTTCCTGGCCAGCATTCTTCGCAAGCTACTTTCTTTATTAGTAACCCAACTGCAAGCCCTAACCCTGGTTCACACCACTATCCTACTATGCCACGAACTGTTCAACAATCGCCTATACAAGGCCTGTATAATCCAGGCTCAATGAACGATGTTAGGTTATCTCCTAATGTAAATGTGATGAGAAGTAACTCGACAAACTCACAGCCCAGCCCTCAAGGGATATCAGGGCCAGTAGTGGTAGAAATTAAAACCCCAAGGACGGGTACTGGAGTGCAATCACAAATacagttttttaacaatataagcGGTACACCAGTTTCAAATCCACAAGCATCAGCTGCTGGGTACATGGGTCATGTTTCACCACAAGAGGAGAGCAACGTGACCCATGATCCGTCAGTTAAACAATCTTTTTTAAGACAGTACCAGCCTGAACGCCCAACTGTGATAAACTTCCAAAAACCTGATGACAGTAATGCAGGTTTTATGAAATTTCCACCAATGCCTAGTGAGTGCCGTGTACCTGGCCACGCTCATGGATTGCAAAAGGCTTCCTCTGTTGATAGTGAGTCAGTTTTTGTGTCAGAAATGGAATACAATCGGCAACCATTCATGTCACCAGCGTCTAGTCACAGTAGCTTGAATTCGGAGTCGTCGTCGGCAATGAGGACTGATCGCCCTCAGTCAAGTGGTAGTGTGGAAGAGCCAGGCTATCTTCAAG CATTGCTATCCCATCAGAAGTCTCGCATGGAGAAGTTGAAGCATGATCTTTGTGTAGCGGAAGATCGGCTCACCATCATGAGAGGCGACGTTACTAGTCTGGAACGAGATGTGATAGAACGAAAACGCTTGAAATCTAACGTCTTCCCTTCA TCTGTAGATCTTGCCAAGTTGCGGGGAGACAATCTCCAACTGCAGGCCGAGATTCAGCTCATGACAAGAGAAATAGATCTCTTTAACAACGGTCAAA CCCCCCTAGGAGTATTAGACCCTATAGAACAGCAGAACTTTTATAAGAACATGAACACTGGTCAAAGAGGTTCCATATATGCGAGCGCAAGTACGTCGGCGCCAACGGTGACACATGTTTCAACAGTAACGACCTCGATTCCGTCAAGACCCCTTCCCTCCCGGCCCCCGCCAGAAATCCCTCCGCAATTACCACCAAGAGACCCGCCCAGAAACTCTGATG TGCCTCCCCCCCTCCCTCCCCGTCTTGTTTTAGTGCCTCCTGTTCCACCCGCCCAGCCAGCAGTGAACTCTGGAGACTCAGACGCGGATGGTGAACCATGGAGCTGTTCCGCCTGCACGTTTCTGAACTACCCGGCACTCACCAAGTGCGAAGTGTGCGAGATGCCACGAATGAGCTCATTATCCCCAATCACCAGCCCTCGAGGAGAAGGTAGCTTGCCGCTCGCAGCTCACGTTCATACTGATCTGTGTTACTGTCATCACTAA